A single genomic interval of Lathyrus oleraceus cultivar Zhongwan6 chromosome 7, CAAS_Psat_ZW6_1.0, whole genome shotgun sequence harbors:
- the LOC127104259 gene encoding uncharacterized protein LOC127104259 produces MNAAQNSQFQEETRKNHRNTTVSIKNLEVHMGQIAQQMTGSQIQGSLPSETIQNPRNHENVNIVTNRSEKAAKDEEVIPPVNLIKNKNKKDTKPMIKLPYPQRVTKKEHRETTFEKFITILKKIENHMPFLEALKQMPMYIKFMKEVIAEKIPIGDGSVALNEKCSAISPSRRIPSKQKYPGAITVPCTINDRTFKNVLIDSGASVSLMPLSIYKRLDIRNVSDTRENLKFADHSIKNAYGIEEDILVKIEKFSFLLIL; encoded by the coding sequence ATGAACGCTGCTCAAAATTCCCAGTTCCAAGAGGAAACAAGAAAAAATCATAGGAACACGACCGTTTCTatcaaaaatcttgaagttcatatgggtcagatagcacaacaaatGACAGGTTCTCAAATACAAGGctccttaccaagtgaaacaatACAAAATCCAAGAAATCATGAGAATGTTAATATTGTCACGAATAGAAGTGAGAAGGCTGCTAAAGATGAAGAAGTTATACCACCAGTAAAtctaattaaaaataaaaacaaaaaagaCACTAAACCTATGATTAAGTTACCCTATCCTCAGAGAGTAACAAAGAAGGAACATAGAGAGACAACCTTTGAGAAATTTATCACAATATTAAAAAAGATAGAGAATCATATGCCTTTTCTTGAAGCACTCAAACAAATGCCCATGTACATAAAATTCATGAAAGAGGTAATCGCTGAAAAGATACCAATAGGAGATGGGTCGGTAGCCTTGAATGAAAAGTGTAGTGCAATATCACCAAGTAGGAGAATCCCAAGCAAACAGAAGTATCCTGGAGCAATCACGGTCCCGTGCACTATAAATGACAGAACTTTCAAAAATGTACTAATTGATTCTGGAGCCAGTGTGAGTCTGATGCCACTGTCAATCTATAAAAGGCTTGATATTAGAAATGTCAGTGATACAAGGGAAAATCTAAAGTTTGCAGATCACTCCATAAAGAACGCATATGGGATAGAAGAAGACATACTGGTGAAAATAGAGAAATTTAGtttcctgttgattttgtga